GCAGGCGATTGTCTCAAATAATCAAGTAGTAAATAAAAATATTTTTTTGGCCAGCAATTCAGCAAAAACAATGCAAACAGTTAAAAAAATCATCAGCAAAAATCAGTTGTCATTAGCGCAAAATATAAACGTGCAATTAAACCTGAATAAATTTAGCCTTGATTATCAGGGAAAAATCTATTTTGATTTTTCATATCTGGCAGATAATCTGAATAATATCAAAGATATAAAAACAAAACTCTTAATCGCTTCCTTAAAGGCTGATAATCTAGATAATATCTATCTGGGGCTGAAAATTAAAGAGAATAAAATATTTTTACAACCGCTTGGCTTTAAAAATGAAAATCAAACAAGTCAGCCCTTAATGCAAAAAATTCCAAAAAACACCGGTCTTATTTTTAATTTTAATAATGGCCAAAAGCAATTTCAAAAAATTTACATGCTCTTATTTCAAACAGAGCAAAATTATTTCAACCAGCTGAAGAAAAATAAGGAATATCTAGAAGCCTTATATGGGTTTAACCTTAATAATGATATTCTCGCCTTGTTTTCCAATCATGCTGAAATTATTGCTGATAATGACAATCATTATATTCTGGCAATTAACCTTGAATCAGATTTAAATATAACTGAAAAAGTTAATAAACTAGAAAATATTATTAAACAATATGTGGCGCAACAAAATCCTATTAATAAAGTAAAAACCTTGCCAGACAAGACTCAAATTATCCAGATCACTAAACAACCACAAAATTACAATTTCCAAACTGAGGAAATAAATAATGTTCCTATCCATTATTTAATTGATTCTCACGAATATGCATATTTTATCCAAAATAATACATTATTCTTGGCCAATTCTAAAGAAAAATTAGAAAAACTAGCCAATTCTGAAGATCTAATTGATTATAATGCTTTTAATAATTGCCAAAATAACCCGGAATTATACATAAAAAATGAGCTTATGGCGTCTTATTGGCCAAATTTAGCCAAATATATAGCATCCATCTCATTTTTAAGCACTGAAAATGGTGAATTTTCGCTATGCTTAGAGTAAAAATTCAATTTTGTGGACAACCTGGGGAAAAGATTTAAAATTAGCCAAATTATATAAAATTTAATAAACTGAAATTCCTTTATCAAAATTTATAAATTATCATTATTTTAGCTAATTCTAGATAAAATTTAATAGTTATTAACATCCAAAACTTGACAAAATGTCTCAAGATTGCTATAATGACAATATAATAATAGTTCTTTCACATAACCAGAGAAATTGAGCGAAAACAGCAATTTTGGCTAAATTTCCCTGCCTTTCACTGCCTTATTCAGGATTCACTTGGGAGAATCCCAAAAATAAAAATAAAACTCTTATCCTTTCTTATATTTTTATAAACTACGGCTTAGTTTTAAGCCAAAGGACGGTGAAAGGTCGCACTTTCACATAGTTCCAAGGGAAGTCAAACCGACTTCATCAAACTTTTAACGGCTCGCGTAAGGCGGGCGCTAAACTAATGAAGTCGAGGCCTCGTCAGGTCATAAAATAATTTTATATGGACCGAAGCACGAGGCCTTTTCATTTTGCCAAAATTTTACCAAATACTTGCTTTTTTCAATAATCTTGTTTATACTATTTATTACTGTTTGATTTTGATATAATATTAATAAGGTTACTAATTCACTAATTCTTTACTAATCTACTAATTTTTCTATCTTTTATCTATTAGCAGATTAGCATCCATAAGGAACAAATTTCAAATTAAACCAATTTTAATAAAGTTAAGCGTGAAAATTAAACATATGAAAGCAGACATATTAGAAAAAATTAAAAAAGACCTTATTCTTCGCAAAGAACAAATTGAAAAAGAATTAGCCAGTTTTACAAAAAAAGACGAATTTGTTAAAGACAATTATCGTTCTGGATTTCCTGATTATGGCGATAAAGAAGATGAAAATGCCGAGGAAGTCGCTCAATATACAGATAACCTTTCTATTGAATATTCATTAGAAAAAACTTTACGCGATATTAATAAGACTTTACAGCGAATTGAAGATGGCTCCTATGGCAAATGCGCTTATTGCGGCCAGGAAATAGCCGAAGATCGCTTAATGGCCAGGCCTACTTCTAATGCCTGTATTGAATGCAAAGAAAAGCTAACCAGCCAATAACCTGCCATGGCTAGAATAAAAAAAATCTCTCTAATTTTTTGCCTAAGCATTGTCTTATTTATACTTGAATCTTTAATCAAATACTATTTTCTAAATAAAATCCCTAAAGAGGGATTTTATTTTTTAAAAAATCTTTTAATAATTGTTTATACTCCAAACCAAAATGCTGCCTTTAGCCTGCCCTTACCCCAAATACTTATCATAATAATTGTTATAGTTATACTTATTATTTTAGGCATTATCTGGCTGCAAAGTTTACAAAAACAAAATTTATGGGAATTTGCAGCAACTTCTTTAATAATTTTGGGCGCGTTAAGCAATTTGCTTGATCGTTTATTTTATGGCTATGTAATTGATTATATAAATATCCGCATTTGGCCTGTTTTTAATCTGGCCGATGTGATGATTGTGGCTGGAATTTTTATTTATATTCTTAGTGAATTTAAAAAACAAAAAACCACTATACCCGCTTCCAGGCTTTAGTCTTGAAAAATTTTAAAAAAGAAAAAACCCGTCCACCTGGACGATTTTTTAATTTGAAAAAGTCAAGGGATTAAGATAAGATGATAATTAAGAATGATTAACCACGAAATTTTAATTACTGAATGATTCCAAAAGAAATTATATATTGAATCCTCTAAACCACGGATTTAATTCACGGATAGGCACTGATTTTTGGGAATACAGAAATTATCCGTGCGATCTGTGAACAAAATCCGCGTTTCAATTCTCTTATGTTAACCAGACTAAATTCAGTCGCTGTCATTGGCTTAAACCCTCAATTAGTTGAAGTTGAGGTAGATGTTTCTATGGGCGATCCCCAAAAATTTTTTATTGTTGGCTTGGGCGATTTGGCTGTACAGGAAGCCAAAGAAAGAATACGCCTGGCAATTAAAAATTCGGGTTTCCCTTATCCCTGGGACAAGAAAAAAGTAATTAATCTGGCGCCAGCTGATTTAAAAAAAGAAGGGCCGGCCTATGACCTGGCCATGGCTCTGGGAGTCTTGCTCAATGAACTGGAATTAAAATTTAATTTAAATGATTCAATTTTTTTGGGTGAACTTTCCCTGGAAGGTAATTTACGGCATACTAATGGCATTTTACCAGCTGTTATTTTTGCCAAAGAACATAATTTTAAAAATATTTTTGTGCCCTGGATAAACAAAGAAGAGGCGGGCCTAATAAAAGGCATAAATATCTATCCGCTTAGAAATTTAACTGAATTAGTTGATCATCTGACTGGCAAAAATTTGCTTGTTGCTTACACAAACGAGAGCAATTATGAGAATACAAATTATGATGATTTTGAAGTTGATATGGCCTATATCACTGGCCAGGAACATTCCAAACGCGCCCTGGAAATCGCGGCCGCAGGCGGACACAATGTACTTATGTCAGGACCGCCTGGCGCTGGCAAAACTTTGCTGGCCAAAGCAGCGGCTTCTATTTTGCCTAAAATGCTTTTTGAGGAAATTCTGGAGGTGACAAAGATATATAGCGTGGCCGGTCTTTTGCCTCTTAATAAACCCCTAATCACCAGCCGGCCATATCGCGCTCCTCATCATTCAGCCTCAGCGATCTCATTGGTCGGCGGCGGCCGGATTCCTAAGCCAGGTGAAATCAGCCTGGCGCACCGCGGAGTTTTATTTTTGGATGAATTTACTGAATTCCCCCGCAAAGTTTTAGAAAATTTAAGACAGCCGCTGGAAGATGGCGTAGTTTCTATTGCCAGAGTTTATGGCACTCTCACTTATCCTGCGCGCTTTATTTTAATCGCCGCGCAAAATCCCTGCCCCTGTGGATTTGCCACTGACCCTGAACAGCGCTGTACTTGCTCTCCTAGCCAGATTATTAAATATCAACAAAGAGTTTCCGGACCGATTATTGATAGAATTGATCTGCACATTGAAGTCCCGCGTTTGAGTTTTGAAAAATTAACTGATCAAAAGGTCGCAGAAAGTTCAATTGAGATCAGGCAAAGAGTTGAAGCAGCCAGGATTACTCAGCAAGAACGATTTAAAGATCTAGGGCGGCTAACCAATAGCGAAATGCGACCTCAAGAAGTCAAAGAATTTTGCCGCATTGATAACCAGGGATTGGAATTATTAAAAAATGCTGTAAGCCAATTTCATCTTTCAGGCCGCGCCTATCATCGTATTTTAAAATTAGCCAGAACGATTGCTGATCTGGAAAATTCTGAAAATATTAAAACTCAACACTTGGCCGAGGCGCTGCAATATCGTTTTAACCGTTAAAACATTAGGCCTAAAAAACCCCCGTGCTGCAGGGGCTTTTTATATAGATGCAATTTAATTTTACTTTATATAGCTTAAAGGATTATAGACCTTGTTAAAAAATCTAACTTCAAAATGCAAATGAGGACCGGTTGAACGGCCGGTTGAGCCTTCAAGCCCGATCGCCTCCCCACGCTTAACGTTCTGTCCAGGTTTAACATAAATTGTTGTCATGTGGCCATATCTGGTCATTTTTCCTCCGCCATGATCAATGTCAACTTGATGGCCATAACCGGTATTTAAATATTTAACTACTGTCACAGTGCCATCATCAGCTGCCCGAATCGGAGTACCTGCGGGGCAAGCGATATCCACGCCGGTATGTCTCCAGTTAAAATATTGGGTGATGCGGCGACAGCCATTTGGCCAGAGCATTTTACCCTCGCTCGGTTCGGTTTCCACATAAGCTGGCCCTGTAAAAATTTGCTGAATTGGCGCCAGACGCGGCACACTGGCTGGAGGCGCAAAATAAGCTTGGCCTTCAGGTATTATTAATATCTGTCCTACCTGGATATCTCTGGCATCGGCTAAATTATTAAATTCAATAATTTTATTTTTATCCGCTTTATACTTTTTAGCAATCTTGTCTAAATTATCAGCCGCTACAACTTT
This genomic stretch from Patescibacteria group bacterium harbors:
- a CDS encoding TraR/DksA family transcriptional regulator, translated to MKADILEKIKKDLILRKEQIEKELASFTKKDEFVKDNYRSGFPDYGDKEDENAEEVAQYTDNLSIEYSLEKTLRDINKTLQRIEDGSYGKCAYCGQEIAEDRLMARPTSNACIECKEKLTSQ
- the lspA gene encoding signal peptidase II; amino-acid sequence: MARIKKISLIFCLSIVLFILESLIKYYFLNKIPKEGFYFLKNLLIIVYTPNQNAAFSLPLPQILIIIIVIVILIILGIIWLQSLQKQNLWEFAATSLIILGALSNLLDRLFYGYVIDYINIRIWPVFNLADVMIVAGIFIYILSEFKKQKTTIPASRL
- a CDS encoding YifB family Mg chelatase-like AAA ATPase, with translation MLTRLNSVAVIGLNPQLVEVEVDVSMGDPQKFFIVGLGDLAVQEAKERIRLAIKNSGFPYPWDKKKVINLAPADLKKEGPAYDLAMALGVLLNELELKFNLNDSIFLGELSLEGNLRHTNGILPAVIFAKEHNFKNIFVPWINKEEAGLIKGINIYPLRNLTELVDHLTGKNLLVAYTNESNYENTNYDDFEVDMAYITGQEHSKRALEIAAAGGHNVLMSGPPGAGKTLLAKAAASILPKMLFEEILEVTKIYSVAGLLPLNKPLITSRPYRAPHHSASAISLVGGGRIPKPGEISLAHRGVLFLDEFTEFPRKVLENLRQPLEDGVVSIARVYGTLTYPARFILIAAQNPCPCGFATDPEQRCTCSPSQIIKYQQRVSGPIIDRIDLHIEVPRLSFEKLTDQKVAESSIEIRQRVEAARITQQERFKDLGRLTNSEMRPQEVKEFCRIDNQGLELLKNAVSQFHLSGRAYHRILKLARTIADLENSENIKTQHLAEALQYRFNR